The Spirochaetales bacterium genomic interval CGAGCATTTTCTTCCTGGTTTTCACGAGAGTTACCATCGTCCTGAACATCACTTGAAATTCGGGCATAAGCAAATGCAGGGATTTTATTTAGTTCTTGTGCTTCTCTTATAGCTTCAACTATTTTCTTGTATAATTTCCGATTTTCTTCCATAACTTTACAACTTTGGGACATATTGTAACATAGAAGGGCTGAAATTTAAAATAATTTTGGAAAATAGTTGGAGAAATAGTTTGGCTATTTATTAGCATCTATAAATCTTATTTTAATAAAATTATAGGCGATACAATTTTTGGAATAAGCTTTCCGCTTTTCAATCGTATATATCCCGCATATATTGGTCGTATTAAAGATGTTAGTTGGTTTTTCACAAAGAGATTACCAGACATATTGCGATAGTCATTTTCGTCTGTTACTTTCTTCACCGATTGCGGTGAAAATCCTTTTGAAAATAGATTAAAAACCATTCTAATTATTCGTGCCTCTAACGGTTCAATGGTTACTGTCCCATCACTATTCACTTTATAACCATACAGCTGTTCATGAGCATCATGTATGGCTTGCCCGGCATCATCCCATGCTTTCCTGCCCCGCCGCAATATCGCGTTGATGATTTATTCCCAGTTATCGTGCTTCCGGTAAAAATCATATTCCATCAGTCTTATCCGGTTTTCGCGGACTTCGGCATTATGATTGCGGGGTAATTATTTTTATTACTGAATATGAACTATGTATACTGCCCCGTCGTAATTATCGAAGAATACATCTTCAACAAAAGTTCCGGGAGCGCCTATTACAATATAATTTCCGTCAATATCAACAGAACGTCCGAAAAGATCAGCATCTGTATCAGGCGGATATATTTTTTCCAGTTCTTCCCAGCTGTTGTCTCCTGTCCTCTGAAACAGGCGTACTATATTTCCGTAATCGTATCCTGCAACGGCGTAATCACCGTCAATTGCTACCGAAGAAGCGATGAACGGTAATCCTGTATCTCCGTCTACAAGCAGTACGCCTGAATCCCATATATTGGCGGAAGTTCGGTGGTATATGTATACACCCGTACCGTTATTGTTATCGACAATAATATAATCCCCGCTGATATCTACTTCAGATCCAAACTGATCATTTTCTTTAGCTGATGTTCCGGTAAGCTTGACTTCATTTCCCCAGGCATTCAGGCCGGTCCTCTGGAAGACATATACAGCTCCTGCATTCGTATCAATTTCATCATCCCTGTACGCGCCGATTACCGCATAATCTCCATCAATAGCCGCGTCGAACCCGAAGTAATCGCTCTGCTCGGGATCAGGATTAGGCAGCTCAGCGTATTCTCCCCAGGTATCAACGTCTGTTTTATGGAATATATATGCTGCGCCGATATTTCCATCGGACACGGAATCGATCATAGGAGCTCCGCCGATAATATAATCTCCGCTGATATCAATTGATGCAGAAAATTCATCTGTAGCTCCATCGCCGGAGGGAGAAATGAGGATGTCCGCATTTGTCCAGGACCCGGCGCCATCACCGACGGCAAGGAAAATACCACCACCTCCATGGTCGAGACTTACCTGTACGCCGCCCAGAAGATAGTTTTCATCCAAAGCAACAGACCAAAAATTGGTTGCATAAGAAGATGCATAATTTGATATTACATCGGCATATTGCCATTCATTTGTATCTGTTCTTTCATATGCTCGTAATAAAGAGTATCCTGCACCGTAATAATCTCTGGTCGCCGCAAAATAATCCCCGCAGACAACTACCTGTTCTCCAAACATCGTTGTGGTTTCTTCGTCCAGCCAATGACCCAGCTGGCGGTAAATGTTAAAGTCCACTTCTACTTCAGCCGAGGCTGTAAAACTGCCATCCGAAGTTGTTGCAGTAATTGTCGCATCTCCTCTTGACAGTGCTTTTACCTCTCCGCCCAAAACTGTGGCTACCGAAGTGTCGCTGCTTTCCCATATTACTGATCTATCACTGGCGTTCCCGGGTATTACAGTGGGTGTAATCGTTACTGAATCTCCCGCATTTATA includes:
- a CDS encoding Ig-like domain-containing protein; amino-acid sequence: MKKQLYAMSLIMTSVFILLTACPSVEKSGADSAVVSGVSLNTHETTIVTGYTEVLTATVTPDTAENKKVTWTTSDSSTAYIIDDGNEVTVYSLSDTEETAVITVTTEDGGFTDTCIVTSIFVHVSDVDLPDEITVYIGTEEKLVPDVLPEEVSEDNMDWTNSNDLVATISEDSSDHSITITPVAAGDTVVTVTSVDGGYSDSCTVHVEWLPVLGVNIIEDSVTIGVGSSQSLVYNVLPANASDPSVSWSSDNESAATVDENGLVEAVGVGTATITLTSDDSAVTDICTVSCEWISVTGIELDITETTINAGDSVTITPTVIPGNASDRSVIWESSDTSVATVLGGEVKALSRGDATITATTSDGSFTASAEVEVDFNIYRQLGHWLDEETTTMFGEQVVVCGDYFAATRDYYGAGYSLLRAYERTDTNEWQYADVISNYASSYATNFWSVALDENYLLGGVQVSLDHGGGGIFLAVGDGAGSWTNADILISPSGDGATDEFSASIDISGDYIIGGAPMIDSVSDGNIGAAYIFHKTDVDTWGEYAELPNPDPEQSDYFGFDAAIDGDYAVIGAYRDDEIDTNAGAVYVFQRTGLNAWGNEVKLTGTSAKENDQFGSEVDISGDYIIVDNNNGTGVYIYHRTSANIWDSGVLLVDGDTGLPFIASSVAIDGDYAVAGYDYGNIVRLFQRTGDNSWEELEKIYPPDTDADLFGRSVDIDGNYIVIGAPGTFVEDVFFDNYDGAVYIVHIQ